From Camelina sativa cultivar DH55 chromosome 20, Cs, whole genome shotgun sequence, the proteins below share one genomic window:
- the LOC104770858 gene encoding scarecrow-like transcription factor PAT1 isoform X3, whose translation MYKQPRQEIEAYSFEPNPSGKLRYLPVNNSRKRFCTLEPSPDSPAYNALSSTATYEDTCGSCVTDDLNDFKHKIKEIETVMMGPDSLDLVVDGTDSFDSTACQEINSWRSTLEAISRRDLRADLVSCAKAMSENDLMMANSMMEKLRQMVSVSGEPIQRLGAYLLEGLVALLASSGSSIYKSLNRCPEPASTELLSYMHILYEVCPYFKFGYMSANGAIAEAMKEENRVHIIDFQIGQGSQWVTLIQAFAARPGGPPRIRITGIDDTTSAYARGGGLSIVGNRLAKLAKQFNVPFEFNPVSVSASEVKPKNLGVRPGEALAVNFAFVLHHMPDESVSTENHRDRLLRMVKSLSPKVVTLVEQESNTNTAAFFPRFMETMNYYAAMFESIDVTLPRDHKQRINVEQHCLARDVVNIIACEGADRVERHELLGKWKSRFEMAGFTSYPLSPLVNSTIKSLLRTYSNKYRLEERDGALYLGWMHRDLVASCAWK comes from the exons ATGTACAAGCAGCCTAGACAAGAGATTGAGGCTTACTCTTTTGAGCCCAACCCTTCTGGGAAGCTGAGGTACTTACCGGTTAACAACTCTCGTAAACGGTTTTGTACCCTCGAGCCATCTCCAGACTCTCCTGCGTATAATGCTCTGTCGTCTACTGCTACATATGAGGATACATGTGGCTCTTGTGTGACGGATGATTTGAATGACTTCAAACACAAAATTAAGGAGATAGAGACGGTCATGATGGGTCCGGACTCGTTGGACTTAGTCGTTGATGGTACGGACTCCTTTGATTCCACGGCGTGTCAAGAGATTAACAGTTGGAGATCAACTCTTGAGGCCATCTCGAGGCGGGATTTGAGAGCTGATCTTGTTTCATGTGCAAAAGCTATGTCCGAAAACGATCTTATGATGGCTAATtcgatgatggagaagctgcgCCAGATGGTCTCGGTTTCTGGTGAGCCTATCCAACGGTTGGGAGCTTATTTACTGGAAGGTCTAGTGGCGCTGCTAGCTTCATCGGGTAGTTCCATTTACAAATCACTTAACAGGTGCCCTGAACCGGCTAGCACCGAGCTTCTCTCTTACATGCATATTCTCTATGAGGTTTGCCCTTACTTCAAGTTCGGATACATGTCAGCAAATGGTgccattgctgaagccatgaagGAAGAAAACAGAGTTCACATTATCGATTTTCAAATCGGTCAAGGGAGTCAATGGGTCACTCTTATCCAGGCATTTGCAGCTAGGCCCGGTGGGCCTCCGCGGATTCGGATAACGGGTATTGACGATACGACTTCAGCATATGCTCGCGGAGGTGGCCTAAGCATTGTCGGAAACAGACTCGCCAAGCTTGCTAAGCAGTTCAACGTTCCATTTGAGTTCAACCCGGTGTCGGTGTCAGCGTCCGAGGTTAAACCTAAAAATCTCGGAGTCCGGCCAGGGGAAGCTCTAGCCGTCAACTTTGCCTTTGTTCTTCATCATATGCCTGACGAAAGCGTGAGCACTGAGAATCACCG GGACCGGTTACTGAGAATGGTGAAGAGCTTATCTCCCAAGGTTGTGACTCTTGTGGAAcaagaatcaaacacaaacacggCCGCCTTCTTCCCAAGGTTCATGGAGACAATGAACTACTATGCCGCGATGTTCGAGTCGATTGATGTGACTCTCCCAAGAGATCACAAACAGAGGATTAATGTGGAGCAACATTGTCTAGCAAGAGATGTCGTGAACATCATCGCATGTGAAGGAGCTGATCGGGTTGAGCGGCACGAGCTCTTAGGGAAATGGAAGTCACGTTTTGAGATGGCGGGTTTCACTTCTTACCCTTTGAGTCCCCTGGTGAATTCAACCATTAAAAGTCTGCTCAGGACCTACTCGAACAAGTACAGGCtagaagaaagagatggagcCTTGTATCTTGGTTGGATGCATAGAGATTTGGTAGCCTCGTGTGCTTGGAAATGA
- the LOC104770856 gene encoding uncharacterized protein LOC104770856 — protein MKMRYGEIRRRDKGVPIGCNCGAVLLVATSNDPTTRGERYFSCPYDITDGPGQGCGFRKWWTDAVREEFRVTQEEKNEMKQDLDATKKRIEIQEEMILYLEKKYDALEKKFESLNKYL, from the exons atgaaaatgaggtaCGGCGAAATCCGGAGGCGAGACAAGGGCGTTCCAATCGGGTGTAATTGCGGTGCGGTGCTTCTCGTTGCCACTTCTAATGATCCTACCACGAGAGGAGAACGTTATTTCAGTTGTCCGTATGACATCACagat GGTCCCGGTCAAGGCTGCGGTTTCAGGAAGTGGTGGACTGATGCAGTGCGCGAAGAGTTTAGGGTTActcaggaggagaagaatgagatgaagcaGGACTTGGATGCAACCAAGAAGCGCAtcgagattcaagaagaaatgatcttgtatttggaaaagaaatatgacgcgctggagaagaagtttgagagcttgaacaagTATCTGTGA
- the LOC104772533 gene encoding ubiquitin-conjugating enzyme E2 2-like gives MARRSPSSLIRTDLRCLNRDLSPNITAVTVDDDIFRWEATLIGPVNTPYEGGVFKLRLTFPPDYPSSPPKVVFITRICHPNVADRGGIHLKRLRRDWWTPMSIVKVFKELVEKLIEPEVNDEEQTIEYLANLYKSDRRRFDAMAREMTNQYAGSGN, from the exons ATGGCCCGTCGTTCTCCTTCAAGCCTTATAAGGACTGATCTGAGATGTCTGAACAGGGATCTTTCGCCAAACATCACAGCAG TAACTGTTGATGACGACATTTTCCGTTGGGAGGCTACTCTAATCGGACCAGTGAATACTCCTTATGAAGGGGGAGTGTTTAAACTTAGGCTTACTTTTCCACCTGATTACCCAAGTAGTCCCCCCAAG GTTGTTTTCATTACAAGAATTTGCCACCCAAATGTAGCAGATAGGGGAGGCATTCACCTAAAACGTTTAAGGCGCGACTGGTGGACTCCCATGTCCATTGTTAAGGTTTTCAAGGAATTAGTGGAGAAGTTAATTGAACCAGAGGTCAATGATGAGGAACAGACCATTGAATACCTTGCTAACCTCTACAAAtctgataggagaaggtttgacGCCATGGCTAGAGAGATGACTAATCAATATGCTGGGAGTGGAAACTGA
- the LOC104770860 gene encoding protein OBERON 2, whose translation MGTSSGSNHPPHQMLPPRQQLRSGGLETALSLVSSDQEPRRESPAESASSQETWPLGDAVAPLGTKTMMSRQKTEPDSHEQSVNAVMHHVSNADKVSVRDIARERLELVAERMHRLPDEFLDELKNGLKSILEGNVAQSVDEFMFLQKVVQSRSDLNFATLVRAHRVQLEILVAINTGIQAFLHPNISLSQQSLIEIFVYKRCRNIACQNQLPADDCYCEICTNRKGFCNLCMCTICNKFDFSVNTCRWIGCDLCSHWTHTDCAIRDGQITTGSSSAKNNNTSSPGEIVFKCRACNRTSELLGWVKDVFQHCAPNWERESLMKELDFVSRIFRGSEDQRGRKLFWKCEELIDKIKGGLAEATAAKLILMFFQEIELDSANSFENGEGGRQMAPQDACNRIAEVVQETLRKMEIVAEEKMRMFKKARMALETCDRELEDKAKEVADLKADRQKKKLQIDELERIVRLKQAEADMFQLKANEAKREADRLQRIVLAKMDKSEEEYASNYLKQRLNEAEAEKQYLFEKIKLQENSRVASQSSGGGGGDPSQVMMYSKIRDLLQGYNLSPKVDHPQSNERNPFRSNP comes from the exons atgGGCACATCATCTGGTTCAAATCATCCTCCTCACCAGATGTTACCACCACGTCAGCAACTACGAAGTGGAGGGCTTGAAACAGCTCTTTCACTCGTCTCTTCTGATCAGGAGCCACGGCGTGAGTCTCCAGCCGAAAGTGCGAGTTCTCAAGAAACATGGCCGCTGGGAGACGCTGTTGCCCCCCTCGGGACCAAGACTATGATGAGTCGTCAAAAGACTGAGCCTGATTCTCATGAACAAAGTGTGAATGCAGTGATGCACCATGTCTCTAATGCGGATAAGGTCTCAGTACGGGATATAGCTAGGGAAAGACTCGAGTTGGTTGCGGAGAGGATGCATCGATTACCGGATGAGTTTCTTGATGAGTTGAAGAACGGTCTTAAGTCTATTCTTGAAGGGAATGTAGCGCAGAGCGTAGATGAGTTCATGTTCTTGCAGAAGGTTGTTCAGAGTAGATCTGATTTGAACTTTGCAACACTTGTTAGAGCTCACCGGGTGCAGCTTGAGATACTTGTAGCCATAAATACTGGAATCCAGGCTTTTCTGCACCCGAACATCAGTCTGTCTCAGCAGTCTCTTATCGAGATTTTCGTTTACAAGAGATGCAGAAACATAGCCTGCCAAAACCAACTACCGGCTGATGATTGCTACTGCGAAATATGCACCAACAGGAAAGGATTCTGCAACCTTTGTATGTGTACCATCTGTAACAAGTTTGATTTTTCTGTCAATACCTGCCGCTGGATCGGTTGTGACTTGTGTTCACACTGGACTCATACGGATTGTGCTATTAGAGATGGACAGATCACCACGGGATCATCTTCTGCTAAGAATAATAATACATCAAGTCCAGGAGAAATAGTGTTCAAGTGCCGGGCTTGTAACCGCACTTCTGAGCTGCTTGGTTGGGTCAAAGATGTGTTTCAGCACTGTGCACCAAACTGGGAGAGGGAATCTTTGATGAAAGAACTCGACTTTGTGAGTAGGATTTTCCGGGGAAGCGAAGATCAACGAGGTAGGAAACTGTTCTGGAAGTGTGAGGAGCTTATTGACAAGATTAAGGGTGGTTTAGCTGAAGCAACAGCTgccaaattaatattaatgtttttcCAAG AGATCGAGTTAGACTCCGCGAACAGCTTTGAAAATGGGGAAGGTGGACGTCAGATGGCACCTCAGGATGCATGCAACAGAATTGCTGAAGTTGTACAGGAGACTCTAAGGAAAATGGAGATAGTTGCTGAGGAGAAGATGAGGATGTTCAAAAAGGCACGCATGGCTCTCGAGACTTGCGATAGAGAGCTCGAAGACAAAGCCAAGGAAGTAGCAGATTTGAAAGCGGATAGGCAAAAGAAGAAACTTCAGATAGACGAGCTTGAGAGAATCGTGAGGCTTAAGCAAGCTGAGGCAGACATGTTCCAGCTTAAAGCCAACGAAGCCAAGCGAGAGGCTGATCGGTTGCAAAGGATCGTACTAGCGAAAATGGACAAGTCTGAGGAGGAATACGCAAGTAACTATCTGAAACAGAGGCTGAACGAGGCCGAGGCAGAGAAGCAGTATCTGTTTGAGAAGATTAAGCTGCAGGAAAACTCGAGGGTGGCATCACAGAGCAGTGGCGGCGGTGGAGGAGACCCGTCACAGGTGATGATGTACTCAAAGATTCGTGATCTGCTTCAAGGATACAATCTCTCTCCCAAGGTAGATCATCCTCAATCAAACGAGCGCAATCCTTTCAGATCCAATCCTTAA
- the LOC104770858 gene encoding scarecrow-like transcription factor PAT1 isoform X1, with the protein MYKQPRQEIEAYSFEPNPSGKLRYLPVNNSRKRFCTLEPSPDSPAYNALSSTATYEDTCGSCVTDDLNDFKHKIKEIETVMMGPDSLDLVVDGTDSFDSTACQEINSWRSTLEAISRRDLRADLVSCAKAMSENDLMMANSMMEKLRQMVSVSGEPIQRLGAYLLEGLVALLASSGSSIYKSLNRCPEPASTELLSYMHILYEVCPYFKFGYMSANGAIAEAMKEENRVHIIDFQIGQGSQWVTLIQAFAARPGGPPRIRITGIDDTTSAYARGGGLSIVGNRLAKLAKQFNVPFEFNPVSVSASEVKPKNLGVRPGEALAVNFAFVLHHMPDESVSTENHRDRLLRMVKSLSPKVVTLVEQESNTNTAAFFPRFMETMNYYAAMFESIDVTLPRDHKQRINVEQHCLARDVVNIIACEGADRVERHELLGKWKSRFEMAGFTSYPLSPLVNSTIKSLLRTYSNKYRLEERDGALYLGWMHRDLVASCAWK; encoded by the exons ATGTACAAGCAGCCTAGACAAGAGATTGAGGCTTACTCTTTTGAGCCCAACCCTTCTGGGAAGCTGAGGTACTTACCGGTTAACAACTCTCGTAAACGGTTTTGTACCCTCGAGCCATCTCCAGACTCTCCTGCGTATAATGCTCTGTCGTCTACTGCTACATATGAGGATACATGTGGCTCTTGTGTGACGGATGATTTGAATGACTTCAAACACAAAATTAAGGAGATAGAGACGGTCATGATGGGTCCGGACTCGTTGGACTTAGTCGTTGATGGTACGGACTCCTTTGATTCCACGGCGTGTCAAGAGATTAACAGTTGGAGATCAACTCTTGAGGCCATCTCGAGGCGGGATTTGAGAGCTGATCTTGTTTCATGTGCAAAAGCTATGTCCGAAAACGATCTTATGATGGCTAATtcgatgatggagaagctgcgCCAGATGGTCTCGGTTTCTGGTGAGCCTATCCAACGGTTGGGAGCTTATTTACTGGAAGGTCTAGTGGCGCTGCTAGCTTCATCGGGTAGTTCCATTTACAAATCACTTAACAGGTGCCCTGAACCGGCTAGCACCGAGCTTCTCTCTTACATGCATATTCTCTATGAGGTTTGCCCTTACTTCAAGTTCGGATACATGTCAGCAAATGGTgccattgctgaagccatgaagGAAGAAAACAGAGTTCACATTATCGATTTTCAAATCGGTCAAGGGAGTCAATGGGTCACTCTTATCCAGGCATTTGCAGCTAGGCCCGGTGGGCCTCC ACGGATTCGGATAACGGGTATTGACGATACGACTTCAGCATATGCTCGCGGAGGTGGCCTTAGCATTGTCGGAAACAGACTCGCCAAGCTTGCTAAGCAGTTCAACGTTCCATTTGAGTTCAACCCTGTATCGGTGTCAGCGTCCGAGGTTAAACCTAAGAATCTCGGAGTCCGGCCAGGGGAAGCTCTAGCCGTCAACTTTGCCTTTGTTCTTCATCATATGCCTGACGAAAGCGTGAGCACTGAGAATCACCG GGACCGGTTACTGAGAATGGTGAAGAGCTTATCTCCCAAGGTTGTGACTCTTGTGGAAcaagaatcaaacacaaacacggCCGCCTTCTTCCCAAGGTTCATGGAGACAATGAACTACTATGCCGCGATGTTCGAGTCGATTGATGTGACTCTCCCAAGAGATCACAAACAGAGGATTAATGTGGAGCAACATTGTCTAGCAAGAGATGTCGTGAACATCATCGCATGTGAAGGAGCTGATCGGGTTGAGCGGCACGAGCTCTTAGGGAAATGGAAGTCACGTTTTGAGATGGCGGGTTTCACTTCTTACCCTTTGAGTCCCCTGGTGAATTCAACCATTAAAAGTCTGCTCAGGACCTACTCGAACAAGTACAGGCtagaagaaagagatggagcCTTGTATCTTGGTTGGATGCATAGAGATTTGGTAGCCTCGTGTGCTTGGAAATGA
- the LOC104770858 gene encoding scarecrow-like transcription factor PAT1 isoform X2 produces MYKQPRQEIEAYSFEPNPSGKLRYLPVNNSRKRFCTLEPSPDSPAYNALSSTATYEDTCGSCVTDDLNDFKHKIKEIETVMMGPDSLDLVVDGTDSFDSTACQEINSWRSTLEAISRRDLRADLVSCAKAMSENDLMMANSMMEKLRQMVSVSGEPIQRLGAYLLEGLVALLASSGSSIYKSLNRCPEPASTELLSYMHILYEVCPYFKFGYMSANGAIAEAMKEENRVHIIDFQIGQGSQWVTLIQAFAARPGGPPRIRITGIDDTTSAYARGGGLSIVGNRLAKLAKQFNVPFEFNPVSVSASEVKPKNLGVRPGEALAVNFAFVLHHMPDESVSTENHRDRLLRMVKSLSPKVVTLVEQESNTNTAAFFPRFMETMNYYAAMFESIDVTLPRDHKQRINVEQHCLARDVVNIIACEGADRVERHELLGKWKSRFEMAGFTSYPLSPLVNSTIKSLLRTYSNKYRLEERDGALYLGWMHRDLVASCAWK; encoded by the exons ATGTACAAGCAGCCTAGACAAGAGATTGAGGCTTACTCTTTTGAGCCCAACCCTTCTGGGAAGCTGAGGTACTTACCGGTTAACAACTCTCGTAAACGGTTTTGTACCCTCGAGCCATCTCCAGACTCTCCTGCGTATAATGCTCTGTCGTCTACTGCTACATATGAGGATACATGTGGCTCTTGTGTGACGGATGATTTGAATGACTTCAAACACAAAATTAAGGAGATAGAGACGGTCATGATGGGTCCGGACTCGTTGGACTTAGTCGTTGATGGTACGGACTCCTTTGATTCCACGGCGTGTCAAGAGATTAACAGTTGGAGATCAACTCTTGAGGCCATCTCGAGGCGGGATTTGAGAGCTGATCTTGTTTCATGTGCAAAAGCTATGTCCGAAAACGATCTTATGATGGCTAATtcgatgatggagaagctgcgCCAGATGGTCTCGGTTTCTGGTGAGCCTATCCAACGGTTGGGAGCTTATTTACTGGAAGGTCTAGTGGCGCTGCTAGCTTCATCGGGTAGTTCCATTTACAAATCACTTAACAGGTGCCCTGAACCGGCTAGCACCGAGCTTCTCTCTTACATGCATATTCTCTATGAGGTTTGCCCTTACTTCAAGTTCGGATACATGTCAGCAAATGGTgccattgctgaagccatgaagGAAGAAAACAGAGTTCACATTATCGATTTTCAAATCGGTCAAGGGAGTCAATGGGTCACTCTTATCCAGGCATTTGCAGCTAGGCCCGGTGGGCCTCCGCGGATTCGGATAACGGGTATTGACGATACGACTTCAGCATATGCTCGCGGAGGTGGCCTAAGCATTGTCGGAAACAGACTCGCCAAGCTTGCTAAGCAGTTCAACGTTCCATTTGAGTTCAACCCGGTGTCGGTGTCAGCGTCCGAGGTTAAACCTAAAAATCTCGGAGTCCGGCCAGGGGAAGCTCTAGCCGTCAACTTTGCCTTTGTTCTTCATCATATGCCTGACGAAAGCGTGAGCACTGAGAATCACCG GGACCGGTTACTGAGAATGGTGAAGAGCTTATCTCCCAAG GTTGTGACTCTTGTGGAAcaagaatcaaacacaaacacggCCGCCTTCTTCCCAAGGTTCATGGAGACAATGAACTACTATGCCGCGATGTTCGAGTCGATTGATGTGACTCTCCCAAGAGATCACAAACAGAGGATTAATGTGGAGCAACATTGTCTAGCAAGAGATGTCGTGAACATCATCGCATGTGAAGGAGCTGATCGGGTTGAGCGGCACGAGCTCTTAGGGAAATGGAAGTCACGTTTTGAGATGGCGGGTTTCACTTCTTACCCTTTGAGTCCCCTGGTGAATTCAACCATTAAAAGTCTGCTCAGGACCTACTCGAACAAGTACAGGCtagaagaaagagatggagcCTTGTATCTTGGTTGGATGCATAGAGATTTGGTAGCCTCGTGTGCTTGGAAATGA